The Halosimplex litoreum genome has a window encoding:
- the rdfA gene encoding rod-determining factor RdfA, whose translation MVSDDAPEGRRSKVERLVAAYGLDGMGDRLVDSWTGSTGARTSLRDLADEFNRAVLRSAMRRADRNPTEHAVADAYETLTDDETSEGRRAEMRNDLARAGVDVDALAEDFVSHQAVHTYLTEVRGVAPPESATDPVDSDVETLQRLVGRTTTVAEGTLTRHRDADRITLGEFDVFLDARVICHDCGADRDAVSLLRDGGCGCDPDDGTR comes from the coding sequence ATGGTGTCGGACGACGCGCCCGAGGGCAGACGGAGCAAAGTCGAGCGGCTCGTCGCCGCCTACGGGCTGGATGGGATGGGTGACAGACTGGTCGACAGCTGGACGGGTTCGACCGGGGCGCGGACGAGTCTCCGGGACCTGGCCGACGAGTTCAACAGGGCCGTCCTGCGGTCGGCGATGCGTCGTGCCGACCGCAACCCGACCGAACACGCGGTCGCCGACGCCTACGAGACGCTGACCGACGACGAGACGAGCGAAGGGCGGAGGGCCGAGATGCGCAACGACCTCGCCCGCGCCGGCGTCGACGTGGACGCGCTCGCCGAGGACTTCGTCTCCCACCAGGCCGTCCATACCTACCTCACGGAGGTCAGAGGGGTCGCGCCGCCGGAGTCGGCGACCGACCCTGTCGACAGCGACGTGGAGACGCTCCAGCGGCTCGTCGGGCGGACGACCACCGTCGCCGAGGGCACGCTCACCCGCCACCGTGACGCCGACCGGATCACCCTCGGAGAGTTCGACGTGTTCCTCGACGCACGCGTCATCTGTCACGACTGCGGCGCCGACCGCGACGCCGTCTCGTTGCTCCGCGACGGCGGCTGCGGGTGCGATCCCGACGACGGCACCCGCTGA
- a CDS encoding Gfo/Idh/MocA family protein: protein MSDQVRTGVVGVGNMGRHHARVYSELPGVDLIGVADVDADRAAEVAAEFDTAARDRETLLARTEAVSVVVPTRFHEAVARAAIDAGTDILVEKPFVADPDVGRDLLAAAREADCLVQVGHIERYNPAVIALGDVMVDADPIAFAARRQGPPVDRDSVDSVVFDLMIHDIDVICSLTDQPVVDVAAAGAAEGGHVVAQLEFADGRVASLTASRVTQERVRDLAVTAEDCHVEVDYMDQSVEIHRHSLPEYVATDGDVRYRHESVIERPTVETGEPLKNELSSFAESVRERTEPETTGEDGIRAVELAERIEAAAEGGSDRPSAEVPSP from the coding sequence GTGAGCGACCAGGTCCGTACCGGCGTCGTCGGCGTCGGGAACATGGGTCGCCACCACGCGCGGGTCTACAGCGAACTCCCCGGCGTCGACCTGATCGGGGTCGCCGACGTCGACGCCGACCGCGCCGCCGAGGTCGCCGCGGAGTTCGACACGGCCGCACGCGACCGCGAGACGCTCCTCGCCCGGACCGAGGCCGTCTCGGTGGTCGTCCCGACGCGGTTCCACGAGGCGGTCGCGCGAGCGGCCATCGACGCCGGGACGGATATCCTCGTCGAGAAGCCGTTCGTCGCCGACCCCGACGTGGGACGGGACCTCCTCGCGGCCGCCCGCGAGGCGGACTGTCTCGTCCAGGTCGGCCACATCGAGCGGTACAACCCCGCCGTCATCGCGCTGGGTGACGTCATGGTCGACGCCGACCCGATCGCCTTCGCCGCCCGACGGCAGGGCCCACCGGTCGACCGCGACAGCGTCGACAGCGTCGTCTTCGACCTCATGATCCACGACATCGACGTGATCTGTTCGCTGACCGACCAGCCTGTCGTGGACGTGGCGGCGGCCGGCGCGGCCGAGGGCGGCCACGTCGTCGCCCAGCTGGAGTTCGCCGACGGCCGCGTCGCGTCGCTGACGGCCAGCCGCGTCACCCAGGAGCGGGTCCGCGACCTGGCGGTGACCGCCGAGGACTGCCACGTCGAGGTCGACTACATGGACCAGTCCGTCGAGATCCACCGCCACTCGTTGCCGGAGTACGTCGCGACCGACGGCGACGTGCGCTACCGCCACGAGAGCGTCATCGAACGACCGACCGTCGAGACGGGCGAGCCGCTGAAAAACGAACTGTCGTCGTTCGCCGAGTCGGTCCGCGAGCGGACCGAACCGGAGACGACCGGCGAGGACGGCATCCGCGCGGTCGAACTCGCCGAGCGGATCGAGGCCGCCGCCGAGGGCGGGTCCGACCGCCCGTCCGCGGAGGTGCCCAGCCCATGA
- a CDS encoding DUF7511 domain-containing protein, with the protein MSTDTTRQTGGEREAPTWELRAVVERYDDAPDECTIYPAGVDEHKRMATWVSATEPAFVELGAVR; encoded by the coding sequence ATGTCGACGGACACGACGCGCCAGACCGGCGGCGAACGCGAAGCGCCGACGTGGGAGCTACGAGCGGTCGTCGAGCGCTACGACGACGCACCGGACGAGTGTACCATCTACCCCGCCGGGGTCGACGAACACAAGCGGATGGCGACCTGGGTCTCGGCGACCGAACCGGCGTTCGTCGAGCTCGGCGCGGTCCGCTGA
- a CDS encoding winged helix-turn-helix domain-containing protein, with amino-acid sequence MTTDWDDVSFVISSRYRVAVLKRLADGPSTPSQIASDEDVGIAHVSRALQRLRERSLVDLLVSDDRKKGRVYGLTEQGRDVWDKIEAENMV; translated from the coding sequence ATGACCACAGATTGGGACGACGTCAGCTTCGTCATCAGTTCGCGGTATCGCGTCGCAGTTCTCAAGCGACTCGCAGACGGCCCCTCGACGCCGTCGCAGATCGCTTCCGACGAGGACGTGGGTATCGCGCACGTCTCGCGGGCGCTCCAGCGCCTCCGAGAACGGTCGCTCGTGGACCTCCTCGTCTCCGACGACCGAAAGAAAGGCCGCGTCTACGGCCTCACAGAACAGGGACGCGACGTGTGGGACAAGATCGAAGCCGAAAACATGGTGTGA
- a CDS encoding HalOD1 output domain-containing protein: MAERTAEGDDPVAVREGGPRVVHSRAADRDRETDLSIAVVEAIAEAKAIEPTEMEATLYDAVDPDALDRLFTDHGGAVAGRVVFEIGAHEVTVQSNGDVLVRQIDPR; encoded by the coding sequence ATGGCGGAACGAACGGCGGAGGGAGACGACCCCGTGGCGGTCCGGGAGGGCGGACCGCGCGTAGTTCACTCGCGAGCGGCCGACCGAGACCGGGAGACGGACCTGAGTATCGCCGTGGTCGAGGCGATCGCCGAGGCGAAGGCGATAGAGCCGACCGAGATGGAGGCGACCCTGTACGACGCCGTCGACCCGGACGCGCTCGACAGACTGTTCACCGACCACGGAGGAGCGGTCGCCGGCCGCGTCGTGTTCGAGATCGGCGCCCACGAGGTCACGGTGCAGTCGAACGGTGACGTGCTGGTCAGACAGATCGACCCTCGCTAG
- a CDS encoding DUF7344 domain-containing protein encodes MSTDEEALTQDVVFDILSSARRRYVLYLLRTDDAPVELTELAEDVAAWENDTTVEDLTKQQRKRVYVSLYQTHVPKLEDAGLVRYDQDTGEVELTQAANDVDQYLNPGEREVPWQYLYLPLALLGIALVALSNLNVWVFADMTDVTLGVIVFSGFLLTVGAHIVVWTMNRRQVPDDLRRHS; translated from the coding sequence ATGTCGACAGACGAGGAGGCGCTCACGCAGGACGTCGTCTTCGACATCCTCAGTAGCGCCAGACGACGCTACGTGCTCTATCTGCTCCGCACCGACGACGCGCCGGTCGAACTGACGGAGCTCGCAGAGGACGTGGCGGCCTGGGAGAACGACACGACTGTCGAAGATCTGACGAAACAGCAACGCAAGCGCGTCTACGTCTCGCTGTATCAGACGCACGTCCCCAAACTCGAGGACGCCGGGCTGGTTCGCTACGACCAGGACACCGGTGAGGTCGAGCTGACGCAGGCGGCCAACGACGTCGACCAGTACCTGAACCCGGGCGAGCGGGAGGTGCCCTGGCAGTACCTGTACCTCCCGCTGGCGCTCCTCGGGATCGCCCTGGTCGCCCTGTCGAACCTGAACGTCTGGGTCTTCGCGGACATGACCGACGTCACGCTCGGCGTCATCGTCTTCTCGGGCTTCCTCCTCACCGTCGGCGCACACATCGTCGTGTGGACCATGAACCGCCGTCAGGTCCCCGACGACCTCCGCAGACACTCCTGA
- a CDS encoding acyltransferase, translated as MSEQDLSTVRIGDGCDVAETAVVGEPGGSDGAYTRIGDDATVRGGTILYTDVEIGDGFSTGHHALVRGGTEIGDDVLVGSHAVLDGDVTLGSRVSCQTGVYLPPKTTVEDDVFLGPHAVVTNDPYPVRETSDLVGATLESNVSVGANATVLPGVTVGEGSFVAAGSVVTEDVPPRTLAMGNPARHDPLPEALLGGNEL; from the coding sequence ATGAGCGAACAGGACCTCTCGACCGTCCGAATCGGCGACGGCTGCGACGTCGCCGAGACGGCGGTCGTCGGCGAGCCCGGGGGCTCCGACGGCGCGTACACTCGAATCGGCGACGACGCAACCGTCCGCGGTGGTACCATCCTCTACACCGACGTCGAGATCGGCGACGGCTTCTCGACCGGCCACCACGCGCTGGTCCGCGGCGGAACCGAGATCGGCGACGACGTCCTCGTCGGAAGCCACGCCGTCCTCGACGGGGACGTGACCCTCGGTTCGCGCGTCAGCTGCCAGACCGGCGTCTACCTCCCGCCGAAGACGACCGTCGAGGACGACGTGTTCCTCGGCCCCCACGCCGTCGTCACGAACGATCCGTACCCGGTTCGCGAGACGAGCGACCTCGTCGGCGCCACCCTCGAATCGAACGTCTCCGTGGGCGCCAACGCGACGGTCCTCCCCGGCGTGACCGTCGGCGAGGGGTCGTTCGTCGCCGCCGGCTCGGTCGTGACCGAGGACGTACCGCCGAGGACGCTCGCGATGGGCAACCCAGCGCGTCACGACCCGCTCCCCGAGGCGCTCCTCGGAGGGAACGAGCTGTGA
- a CDS encoding nucleotide sugar dehydrogenase, with protein sequence MSSQRSEPTALYGADADEPAQRRAFTDGSVPVAVYGLGKMGLPLAAVYAEVSGAVTGVDIDPEVARAVDAGECPIEGEPGLPEAVERLTADGSLSATTDAVGAAAEASVHVVIVPTLVEDDRPDLSALEAAVRSVGEGLEPGDTVIVESTVPPRTCRDRVSPWLEAESGLELGEFGLAVCPERTMSGRALDDIRGAHPKVVGGADDESTRVAELVYGQITDAEIYAVSDAATAECVKVFEGLYRDVNIALANELATLSREFGVDVPEAIAVANTQPFCDIHDPGPGVGGHCIPYYPYFVISELESATPLLETARHVNEYMPEYTVDRAAEALADEGRDLSDATVAVFGLAYRPGVDETRASPGVDIAELLADRAGTVYAVDPVTTDSPPEGVERVSLDDIGARELDLAVVATAHDEFETIPWAAFDDPVVLDGRRQFDADAVGHPVVRFGDGSGED encoded by the coding sequence ATGAGCAGCCAGCGCTCGGAACCGACGGCACTCTACGGAGCCGACGCCGACGAACCCGCCCAGCGACGCGCGTTCACCGACGGCTCGGTCCCCGTCGCCGTCTACGGCCTCGGGAAGATGGGCCTGCCGCTGGCCGCCGTCTACGCCGAGGTGTCCGGTGCGGTGACCGGCGTCGACATCGACCCCGAGGTTGCCCGGGCCGTCGACGCCGGCGAGTGCCCCATCGAGGGCGAGCCCGGGCTCCCCGAGGCGGTCGAACGACTGACTGCCGACGGGTCGCTGTCGGCGACGACCGACGCGGTCGGCGCCGCCGCCGAGGCGAGCGTCCACGTCGTCATCGTCCCGACGCTCGTCGAGGACGACCGGCCCGACCTCTCGGCGCTGGAAGCGGCGGTCCGGTCGGTCGGCGAGGGGCTCGAGCCCGGTGACACGGTGATCGTCGAGTCGACCGTCCCACCGCGAACCTGTCGCGACCGCGTGAGCCCCTGGCTCGAAGCCGAGAGCGGCCTCGAACTCGGTGAGTTTGGCCTCGCCGTCTGCCCCGAGCGGACTATGAGCGGTCGGGCGCTCGACGACATCCGAGGCGCCCACCCGAAGGTCGTCGGCGGTGCCGACGACGAGAGCACCCGGGTCGCCGAGCTGGTCTACGGGCAGATCACCGACGCGGAGATCTACGCGGTGAGCGACGCCGCGACCGCCGAGTGCGTGAAGGTGTTCGAAGGGCTGTACCGCGACGTCAACATCGCCCTGGCGAACGAGCTCGCGACGCTCTCGAGGGAGTTCGGCGTCGACGTGCCCGAGGCGATCGCGGTGGCCAACACCCAGCCCTTCTGCGACATCCACGACCCCGGCCCGGGCGTCGGCGGCCACTGCATCCCGTACTACCCGTACTTCGTCATTTCGGAGCTCGAGAGCGCGACGCCGCTGCTGGAGACGGCCCGACACGTCAACGAGTACATGCCAGAGTACACGGTCGACCGGGCGGCCGAGGCGTTGGCCGACGAGGGTCGGGACCTGTCCGACGCTACCGTCGCCGTGTTCGGACTCGCCTACCGCCCCGGCGTCGACGAGACGCGCGCCTCGCCCGGGGTCGATATCGCGGAGCTACTCGCCGACCGCGCGGGGACGGTGTACGCGGTCGACCCCGTCACCACGGACTCGCCGCCGGAGGGCGTCGAGCGCGTTTCGCTGGACGACATCGGCGCCCGCGAACTGGACCTTGCCGTCGTCGCCACGGCCCACGACGAGTTCGAGACGATCCCCTGGGCGGCGTTCGACGACCCGGTCGTCCTCGACGGGCGTCGGCAGTTCGACGCCGACGCTGTCGGGCACCCGGTCGTCCGGTTCGGTGACGGCTCCGGGGAGGACTAG
- a CDS encoding DUF7344 domain-containing protein produces the protein MGSEQPPESRSSDDDRRGGGDPDGPRGKSDADGESATNASATEPGEGDAARERSVSVDDLFELLARPGNRYTLAYLSRAEGPVPYEDLVETVVDGANTPEGLSTADFRDQVATRLVHSNLPKLDDAGLVEYDRAQRTVRATETTAVAVPYLELAMDQFSTE, from the coding sequence ATGGGGTCAGAGCAGCCACCGGAGAGCCGGTCGAGTGACGACGACCGGCGAGGAGGCGGAGATCCGGACGGACCGAGGGGGAAAAGCGACGCGGACGGCGAGAGCGCGACGAACGCGTCGGCGACCGAACCGGGGGAGGGCGACGCCGCCCGCGAGCGGTCGGTGTCGGTCGACGACCTGTTCGAGTTGCTGGCCCGTCCCGGCAACAGGTACACGCTGGCGTATCTGAGCCGGGCCGAGGGGCCGGTGCCCTACGAGGACCTCGTCGAGACTGTCGTCGACGGGGCGAATACCCCCGAAGGGCTCTCGACGGCCGACTTCCGCGACCAGGTCGCGACGAGGCTCGTCCACTCGAACCTCCCGAAGCTCGACGACGCCGGCCTCGTCGAGTACGACCGCGCCCAGCGGACGGTCCGCGCGACCGAGACGACGGCCGTCGCGGTTCCGTATCTCGAACTCGCGATGGACCAGTTTTCGACCGAGTGA
- a CDS encoding DUF7344 domain-containing protein, whose protein sequence is MSSTSQRAGDGDILAEEADEPEPEAVAETESAPESEADSQSVADLPLDHVFEILKNERRRTVLHYLQDHGGTVSLGELAEHVAAVENGTTVAQVTSNERKCVYVGLYQCHLPKMDDMDIVEFNQNRGRISLGPNAAQLYEYLEESDDLDRPWPLYYGSLTGAGVLGLVASQLGAAAVGLTPTVVATVVLVGVVGVSAAQTLDRRDEE, encoded by the coding sequence ATGTCGTCGACGTCCCAGCGTGCGGGCGACGGTGATATCCTCGCCGAGGAAGCCGACGAGCCCGAACCGGAAGCGGTCGCGGAGACCGAATCCGCCCCCGAGTCGGAGGCCGACTCCCAGTCGGTCGCCGACCTGCCGCTCGACCACGTCTTCGAGATCCTCAAGAACGAACGGCGCCGGACGGTGCTTCACTACCTGCAAGACCACGGCGGAACGGTCTCGCTCGGGGAGCTCGCGGAGCACGTCGCCGCCGTCGAGAACGGGACGACCGTCGCGCAGGTGACGTCCAACGAGCGCAAGTGCGTCTACGTCGGGCTCTACCAGTGTCACCTCCCGAAGATGGACGACATGGACATCGTCGAGTTCAATCAGAACCGCGGCCGGATCTCGCTCGGCCCGAACGCTGCCCAGCTCTACGAGTACCTCGAGGAGTCCGACGACCTCGACCGCCCGTGGCCGCTCTACTACGGGTCGCTCACGGGCGCCGGCGTCCTCGGACTGGTCGCGAGCCAGCTCGGCGCCGCCGCCGTCGGTCTGACGCCGACCGTCGTCGCGACGGTCGTCCTCGTCGGGGTCGTCGGCGTCTCCGCCGCACAGACGCTCGACCGCCGCGACGAGGAGTAG
- a CDS encoding alpha-D-ribose 1-methylphosphonate 5-triphosphate diphosphatase encodes MSERTERLVVEGGTVVTPAAALEDARVVVEGDRIAAVEGTERAGGNDGRVTADGARDDGTTERRLDATDRVVLPGLVDLHGDEVERYRFPRSGERVDAATALATADRLALAAGVTTKFDAIAFEEAPEKNRSIEGATELLEAVDTDADLVADHRVHARCEVTDPASVAVVGDLVERPVVDIASVMAHAPGRGQFEDEAAFASRYADGRGAAADEAARAGAERRAVPERTVRERVADLAEELSAADVLVASHDDADPAAVEHALAHGVDLCEYPVSLPAARRANERGAATAMGAPNLVRGGSLWGNLDAREAIDAGVVDLLCSDYRPQALLASVFVDTGEPLARRVARVTSEPARVAGLDDRGELAPGARADLVVVDPDPVPTVTRAVVAGRDVYRCGR; translated from the coding sequence ATGAGCGAACGGACCGAACGCCTGGTCGTCGAAGGCGGGACCGTCGTCACGCCCGCGGCCGCACTCGAGGACGCCCGCGTCGTCGTCGAAGGCGACCGGATCGCCGCGGTCGAGGGGACCGAACGCGCCGGCGGGAACGACGGTCGGGTGACGGCCGACGGAGCCCGCGACGACGGGACGACAGAGCGGCGCCTCGACGCCACCGACCGGGTCGTCCTCCCGGGGCTGGTCGACCTCCACGGTGACGAGGTCGAACGCTATCGGTTCCCCCGGTCGGGCGAGCGCGTCGACGCGGCGACCGCGCTGGCGACGGCCGACCGGCTAGCGCTGGCGGCCGGCGTCACGACCAAGTTCGACGCGATCGCCTTCGAGGAGGCCCCGGAGAAGAACCGGTCGATCGAGGGCGCGACGGAGCTTCTGGAGGCGGTCGACACGGACGCCGACCTGGTGGCCGACCACCGCGTCCACGCCCGGTGTGAGGTCACCGATCCCGCCTCGGTCGCGGTCGTCGGCGACCTGGTCGAGCGACCGGTCGTCGACATCGCATCGGTGATGGCACACGCGCCCGGCCGCGGCCAGTTCGAAGACGAAGCGGCGTTCGCCAGCCGCTACGCCGACGGCCGGGGCGCCGCCGCCGACGAGGCGGCCCGGGCCGGGGCGGAACGGCGCGCCGTCCCCGAGCGGACCGTCAGAGAGCGGGTCGCCGACCTCGCCGAGGAGTTGTCGGCGGCGGACGTGCTGGTCGCCTCCCACGACGACGCCGACCCCGCCGCCGTCGAGCACGCGCTGGCCCACGGCGTCGATCTGTGCGAGTACCCGGTGTCGCTCCCCGCGGCCCGCCGGGCGAACGAGCGCGGCGCCGCGACCGCGATGGGCGCGCCGAACCTCGTCCGCGGCGGGAGCCTCTGGGGCAATCTCGACGCCCGCGAGGCGATCGACGCCGGCGTCGTCGACCTGCTCTGCTCGGACTACCGCCCCCAGGCGCTGCTGGCGTCGGTGTTCGTCGACACCGGCGAGCCCCTCGCCCGCCGAGTGGCTCGCGTCACGAGCGAGCCCGCCCGGGTCGCCGGCCTCGACGACCGGGGCGAGCTCGCGCCGGGTGCGCGGGCCGACCTGGTCGTCGTCGACCCCGATCCGGTGCCGACCGTGACCCGCGCCGTCGTCGCCGGACGGGACGTGTACCGTTGCGGGCGGTGA